CTCCAGCGACGAGACCGGCATCATCGTGGATGGCAAACATTACACCGTCTACGCCGAGCGCGACGCGGCGAACATTCCGTGGGTCGCCAACGACGGGGTCGAGCTCGTGGTGGAATCCACCGGTTTCTACACCAATACCGAAAAGTCCGCGGTGCATTTGCGGGCCGGGGTCAAGAAGGTGCTCGTTTCGGCACCGGCCGGCGACATGCCGACCGTCGTCTATGGAGTCAATCAGGATGTCCTGACCGCCGACGACCGCATCATCTTCCCCGGTTCCTGCACCACGCAGTCCGTCGCACTTCTGGCCAAGCCGATGAACGACCACTACGGCATCCGCGCCGGCTCGATGACCACGATCCACGCCTACACCGCCTCGCAAAGCCTGACCGACGGGCCGAAGGGCAAGAACGCACGAAACAACCGCGCCGCCGCCGAGAACTTCATTCCGCATTCCACCGGCGCCGCGAAAGCCATCGGCCTGGTTGTGCCTGAACTTGACGGAAAGTTGAAGGGCCAAGCCCGCCGCGTGCCGGTTCGTTCCGGCTCGCTTACCGAGCTTTCGCTGGTACTTAAGAAGGCACCGACAGCCGAGGAAATCAACGCGATGTTCCGCGAGGTCACGCGCGACAACGACTCCTTCGGCTACGACGACACCGGTCTGGTCTCCTCCGACATGATCGGGGACACCCACGGCGCGATTTTCGATCCGACCTTGACGGAGGTCATCAATCTGGGTGAAGGCAAGGGCGAACTGGTGAAGGTCAACGCCTGGTACGACAACGAATACGGCTTCACCTGCAACATGGTGCGCACGTTGCTGCACTTCGTGAGGCTGTAAATTCGGGCGCGACATCTAGGTATCAGGATGAATCCGGATGAATTTTGCACAGCATAAATCCAACCTAAAAGTTACATAAAACTCACGTAATCTTTTCCCAAAAAAATAAAAGTAATCGGTGCCATGACTTTACCCGTCATGACACCGATTTTCATATCAAAATCAGATAGATGAAAACGAATCTTTAAAGCTTCAAACGTTATTTTTCAGCTGTTTCGTCATCGCACCACACCTTCTTCGCGCGGTTGAATGCGGACCATGCCTTGGGCCAGCCGACATAGAAGGCGAGATGAGTGATTTCGGCGGCGATCTCTTCCTTGGTGATGCCGTTGGCCTTGCCGATATTGAGGTGCGCGTCCATCTGCTCAGTGGCGCCCATCGCGATGATCGCGGCGACGGTAATCATCGAGCGGTCATGCGCGGAAAGCTCGTCCTCGCGGCTCCACACCTCACCGAAAAGCACATCATCGTTCAAGTGCGCGAACTGCGGCGCGAACTCGCCAAGCTGCTCATGTCCTGCTGTCTGCTTCTTGGCCATAATCGATTCCTTTCACGTATGGTCTATTACGACATCGTCGTCGCCATTAAATCCTAAAGACTTCAAGCACTTGAGGTCAAAACGAAATAGGTCTACCTTCAAGCTCACAGGAAGAGAACAATCATCTAGAAATAAACCAGATTCTGCGGCCCGAATAAAAACTTGTGCGGGTCACCGGCCGAAACCGACGGCCCACACAAACCTTTAATTAATAGAGACCAGAGATGGCACCTTTCAGCTAAACCCAACGAGATAAAGTTCAAGTCCACAAATTTATCTCGATACGAGACGAATTCAACTGATTTTCTGACTGTAACACATGACTGGCTAGGTTGTCGAATTACTCAGAAATGTGGTTTCCCACAGCATCACTTGCTCTCGGCGGCGATGGCCTCGCGCTCGGTGTCGGCATTGGGAAGAAAGAACGACGCGACGAGGCCGATGACGGCGAAGATGACCATGAGGATGAAACCCCAGTTATAGCCGATGGCTTGGGCTGCGGCCTTGCCGGCAGAAGCTTGGGAAGTCGCGGCCAAGGAGATGACGAGCATCGCAAGCGCTGTGCCCAGCGAACCGCCGACCTGACGGACCGTGGACGAAGCGGCGTTTGCGTGCGCGGTGAGATGGGCGGAACTCAGGTTGATGCCGGCGGTAAACGTGGTCATCATCGTGAAGGAGATGCCGACCATGCGCAGCGCGTAGCAGAGGCCGATCACGAACAGGCTTGTTTTCGCGCTGAACCAGAGCATCGGCACCGAGCCGATCAGGAGCATCAGGAAGCCGAAGAGTGAGAGCTTCTTGATACCAAGCTTGTCGTAAAGCGTGCCGGAAATCGGGTTGCAGATCACCATCACGAGCGCGCCCGGCATCATCACCAGGCCGCTGGCCAACGCGGATTCGCCACGTGTGGTCTGCAGGTAGAGCGGCAGTACCAGTTCGATGCCGACCATGGCGATGTTGCTGATGGTGCTTAAGAGGGTGCAGAGGTTGAAGCGGGCATTGCCGAAGACGTGGATGTCGAGCAACGGCTTGGAAAGCTTCAACTGACGGACGCAGAAGAGCGCCATAATGACCACGCCGACTATGAAGAGCACCGCGAGCGTCACCGTGATGCGGCCGGTGTTGCCGACTTCGGAAAGCGCGTAAAGGATGAGGCCGAAGCCGAAGATGGACTCGGCGAAAGAGATGACGTCGGTCGTGCTGTGGTGCGGCGAGGTGAGGTTGCGCACCAGCGGAACGGCAAGAATCGCGGTGATGACGCTGGCGATGGCGAGAATAATAAAGAGCATCTTCCAGCTGGAGACTTTGAGGATGAGGCCGGAAATGGTGGGGCCGACCGCCGGTCCGAAACCGATGACCAGGCCGGTGATACCCATGGCCATGCCACGCTTCTCGGGCGGGAACATCATCAGAATGACGTTCTGGATGAACGGCATGAGCCCGCCGGCCGCGATCGCCTCGATGATGCGGCCCGCGAGCAGCACCCAGAAGTTCGGCGCGAAAATACAGACGATCGAGCCGACGAAGAAGACGGCCATCAAAGTAACGAACGTGGTGCGCAGATTAAAAGACTCGAACACCCACGCGGACATCGGAATCATCAGTCCGACCACCAGCAGATAGGCGGTCGTGAGCCACTGCGCGGTCGCTTGGCTCACGGAAAATGCGTTCATAATCGTCGGCAGCGCGTTGTTCAAGAACGTCTCGGCCATAAGTGCCGTGAACGATCCCAACAGCAGCACCGCCATCATCAGCCCGCGCTGCCTCGAGGTGATCGACGAAGTGAAGCCGCCGCCTTCCTGCCCGGGTTCAGGTTGCGAAGACGCAGTATCTTGCTCCCCGTCCTTCTGTTTTGCCGATTGCTGATCTACCATTGATACCTTCCTTATTTATAGCAAGCTACAGTTTGAATAAAAATAAAACTAACTGGGTGAACGACATCGCGATTATTCAGAGAAGTTCGCGACGATTCTCTTGAGCGCGGCAACCAATTTCTTCTGCTCGGCGCTCCCCAAGCCATCGGTAATCTTCGTGTTGATCTGCCTCATCACCGTGTGAATATCGTCGACATGCGCATCCATCAACCGCCGCCCCTCGGCGGTGAGCTCGAGGAGAATCTGCCGCCGGTCAGTTTGCAGCTGAGAAGTCTTGATAAGCCCCGCGCTCTCAAGCCTCTTGACAATGCCCCGAATCGTAGGATGGCTCAACACGAACCGATCGGCAATCTCGCGCTGGGTGACTGTATGCCCGTGCGCGTCGTGCAGGTACACCATCAATGTAATCTGCGGCCCGGTGAGGCTATATCCCTCGAACATCGAAGCGACACGGTTATTGAGTTCCTTCTCAATCAAAGTATTCGCCACCTTGATCAGAGGCCCCAAACTATCAGCTCCGGTCACGTCGACTTCCGCATCTTTCATATCCATAGCTTGCTACACTAATCGCTTCTCCCGACTTATCCTAAATTTATATGTGTTGCTATTTACAGCGCACTGCGGGAATTGTTCGGCAGAGCAAGCCAACCACTTCCTCGGCAAGTTGTGTAACTAAGAGCACCCATACAATCAACGACTATCAAAGTTTCGGCCGTTTGGTCATTCTCTAGTCGCGCTTTGGCGAACGGGAGAGCGAGAGAAGCGGGTCGGCGAAGGAGATGCAATCATCCACGAACGCCTGGGCGGCAGCAGTGGAATTGTACTGGCTCCACGCAAGATATTGCACCCGCGTAGGCCCGTCGATTACCTGCACCGCGCGTATGCCGGGCGAAGCGGGGACGGAACCCGGCGGCAAAAGGGCGATACCCAAGCCATGCGCGGCCAGCTCAACCATGAGCCCGACTTCCATCGCCTCAAACGCCACGGTGCGGGTGAGGCCGGCCTTGCGGAACGCCAAATCAGTCTGCCTGCGCCCAGGACCACCCGCGGGAAAATCGATGAACGGCTCCCCCGAAAGTTCCGAAAGGTGCAGATTTCTTCTGCCAGCCAGTCGATGGCCAACCGGCAAAACGGCGACAAGCCGCTCGCGCATGAGTTCATGCTTGCGCAACCCATGCAAGTCGGTATCCGCCGACACCCCTAACAGAGCAACGTCCATCGAACCTTTCCTAATCTGTTCGATGAAAGTGTCGGAACCGCCGGATTGCAGGCTAATCCCTACAGCCGGGTGAACCGCATGGAAGCGGCTGAGGACTTCCGGAAAATCAATCGCGGTAGCCGTTGAAATCACGCCAATTGTCAAGGAACCTTCTATGGCTTTCGTAGCGACGGAACGTTTTGCCGCGCTCATTTGCTTGAGGCATTCCTTGGCATGAGGCAGAAACGCTTCACCGGCTTGCGTCAGTTCGACCCTGCGGCTGGTGCGGGCGAACAGTTCGACGCCCAGTTCCTCCTCAAGAGCCCGAATCTGATGGCTGAGCGCCGATTGGCCGACAAGGCAACGCTCGGCCGCACGGGTGAAATTACATTCTTCGGCCACCGCAATGACATACTTCAATTGCTGGAACTGCATAATTAATGAATTTAATTCATAGTTAAGACCGTTTTCAACGCTTGGAATTATCAATTTTTATCATGCATTATTACAGTTATGAGCATATCAAAACCGTCTTCGTCCCAAACCGGCACGCAACCAAGCAACCATCGCAGCCGCCCAAGCAGTGAAATCAAATGGACATTGTTGACGGCGCTATCGCCAATCGTATGGGGCACGACCTACCTGAGTACCACGGCTTTGCTGCCAGCCGGTCACCCGCTGTTTTCGGGCCTGATGCGTTCACTGTCCGCAGGCATCATCGGCCTGATCATCACCCGCCGCCTGCCGCACGGTTCGTGGTGGTGGAAGAGCCTCATCTTGGGTGTGCTCAATATGGCCATGTTCTTCCCGCTGCTTTTCGTCACCGCGCAACACCTGCCCGGCGGCGTCGCCGCAACGTTCACTGCGGCGCAACCAATTCTCATCACTCTCTTGGCCCCACCCTTGCTGCACCAATCGTTCTCAAAACGCGGTTTCGTCTGGGGTCTTGCGGGACTTGCCGGGGTGGCCTGCGTCGTCCTCGGACCGGGAGCCAAACTCGATGTCATCGGCATAATCTCAGGCATACTCGCCAACGCAGGCATGGCAGCCGGCATCACACTCACCAAACGCTGGGGCCAACCCGAAAACACCTCGGCCATGGCAATGACCAGCTGGCAACTGACTTGGGCGGGTATCGTATTGCTCATCCCGGCATTCTGCATTGACGGCGTGCCCTCGGGAATTGGGACCAAAGCCGTCTGCGGATACCTTTGGCTGGGGCTTATCGGAGGATTGGCCACATATACGATTTGGACGGCCGGCATCCGCCGCCTTCCGGTCACTTCCACCGGCATGCTCGGCCTGCTCTCCCCGCTTACCGCCGCGGCGCTCGGTGTGTTGCTCGCCGGAGAAACCCTTACGCCGATTCAGATTCTAGGTTTCATCATCGCTCTTGCGGCCATGCTTTTCGGGCAATCGACAACGCAAAGCAAGAAGGATATCGGCTGATTTTAGCCACTCTTTAGGCACACAAATCGATATTGTTTTCGATTACCGATTACCGGCAACATTTCACGCCGTAGCGGATTGATGATTGCAAGACCTTCTGGCGATTATCAATTCGGCGCTGCCAATAAGTGCAGCGACAACGGAACCTGCAAGAACAGCGGTTTTAGCGATACCAGCGTGAACGGGATCAGCGAACGCCAAATCGGCCATCAGAAAAGCAACGGTAAAACCGATACCGCAGAGTTGGGCCACGCCCAAACGTTCCAGCCGACTGGGAGCGGCGGCCTGCGAATCTTGGTCGGAGGAAGTGGCCAGACCACATAAACGGCAGATTCCCACAACGATGGAAACCCCGACCGGCTTACCCACAACCAACCCGAGGAACACGCCCAGAAAAACGGGACCAACCAACGAGCCGATGCCCATGCCTTGCAGAGAGACACCCATCGCGAAAAACGCGAAAATCGGCAACACCAGCAATGACGAGAAGGGACCGATAAAATTCGACCAACGTTCCGTTCTCGCCCGAACTTCTCCACGAACCGGACGCCCCGGCACCAGCAGCCCCAAGGCAACTCCGGCGATGGTCGGATGAATACCGGCCAAAAGCGCCGCATGCCAAGCCAACAGGGCAATCGGCACGGCCACGATCCATATAACACGACGGCAACGCACCAATCCGAACCACACAGCGAGACAGACGGCAAGTCCCAGCAACGCCCAAACACTGCCGCTATGCGCATAGACCACAGCAATCAAAAGAATGCCAATCACGTCATCGGCCACAGCCAACGTCGTAAGAAACGGCCGAAGCCGTAGCGCACCGGCACCGCCTGCCATGGCAAGCACCGCAACGGAAAAGGCGATATCAGTCGCGGTCGGCACCGTCCAGCCTCGTAAGGTTTGAGGTGAGCCGGCGTTCACCGCCAAATAAAGGAGAGCAGGCGTGGCGACTCCCCCGATTGCCGCCAGAACAGGGACCATCGCATCACGCGCCCGCGAAAGCGAACCCGTAGTCAGTTCGCACTTCAGATCAAGGCCGACCACAAGGAAGAATATCGCCAAAAGCCCGTCGCGAGCCCAATCGCCAACGCTCATCGTCAGCCCAGGCAACGCAATCGGCGGACGATATTCGGAGAGAAAACGATAGATGCCAGCCGACATCGGCAAGTTCGCCAAGACCAGGCCTAGGATTGCAGCAGCCAGCATCAACGCACCGGATTTTCTGCCATCCCGCGCGAAACGCAACAAAGCCTGCCTCAGTCGTTCTGTTCTCTCTAAAATGCCCATCATTCCCATGGTAAATCAACGCAGAGGATTTACGCCAAGAAATAACGTAACTCGTTTTGACTTCAAGTGCTTTAAGTCAATAGAGTGAGGGGCATGAACACTCAGACTTGGCATTCGATCGGCGAGGCATCGCTGTATTGCGGGCTGCCGGAAAGCACGCTGCGTTACTACGAAGACGTCGGCATCATTACGCCGATTGCACGCGACCCGGAAAGCGGCCACCGCGCCTATTCGGACGATGACCTGCAGGCGTTGCTGATTATTTCCTGCCTCTCCGCAACCGGCATGCCATTGGCCAAAATGAAAGAATATATGGCCAATCGCAAGCGCGGAAGCGAAGGCGCACCAACCGAAATCGACCTGCTGCGCGACCAAAAACGACGGCTGAACGAAGAACGGCGATTCCTTATGGCCCGCGAGGAATACGTCAATCTCAAAATCC
This genomic stretch from Bifidobacterium sp. ESL0690 harbors:
- a CDS encoding MDR family MFS transporter; this translates as MVDQQSAKQKDGEQDTASSQPEPGQEGGGFTSSITSRQRGLMMAVLLLGSFTALMAETFLNNALPTIMNAFSVSQATAQWLTTAYLLVVGLMIPMSAWVFESFNLRTTFVTLMAVFFVGSIVCIFAPNFWVLLAGRIIEAIAAGGLMPFIQNVILMMFPPEKRGMAMGITGLVIGFGPAVGPTISGLILKVSSWKMLFIILAIASVITAILAVPLVRNLTSPHHSTTDVISFAESIFGFGLILYALSEVGNTGRITVTLAVLFIVGVVIMALFCVRQLKLSKPLLDIHVFGNARFNLCTLLSTISNIAMVGIELVLPLYLQTTRGESALASGLVMMPGALVMVICNPISGTLYDKLGIKKLSLFGFLMLLIGSVPMLWFSAKTSLFVIGLCYALRMVGISFTMMTTFTAGINLSSAHLTAHANAASSTVRQVGGSLGTALAMLVISLAATSQASAGKAAAQAIGYNWGFILMVIFAVIGLVASFFLPNADTEREAIAAESK
- a CDS encoding LysR family transcriptional regulator, which translates into the protein MQFQQLKYVIAVAEECNFTRAAERCLVGQSALSHQIRALEEELGVELFARTSRRVELTQAGEAFLPHAKECLKQMSAAKRSVATKAIEGSLTIGVISTATAIDFPEVLSRFHAVHPAVGISLQSGGSDTFIEQIRKGSMDVALLGVSADTDLHGLRKHELMRERLVAVLPVGHRLAGRRNLHLSELSGEPFIDFPAGGPGRRQTDLAFRKAGLTRTVAFEAMEVGLMVELAAHGLGIALLPPGSVPASPGIRAVQVIDGPTRVQYLAWSQYNSTAAAQAFVDDCISFADPLLSLSRSPKRD
- the nhaA gene encoding Na+/H+ antiporter NhaA, with amino-acid sequence MRFARDGRKSGALMLAAAILGLVLANLPMSAGIYRFLSEYRPPIALPGLTMSVGDWARDGLLAIFFLVVGLDLKCELTTGSLSRARDAMVPVLAAIGGVATPALLYLAVNAGSPQTLRGWTVPTATDIAFSVAVLAMAGGAGALRLRPFLTTLAVADDVIGILLIAVVYAHSGSVWALLGLAVCLAVWFGLVRCRRVIWIVAVPIALLAWHAALLAGIHPTIAGVALGLLVPGRPVRGEVRARTERWSNFIGPFSSLLVLPIFAFFAMGVSLQGMGIGSLVGPVFLGVFLGLVVGKPVGVSIVVGICRLCGLATSSDQDSQAAAPSRLERLGVAQLCGIGFTVAFLMADLAFADPVHAGIAKTAVLAGSVVAALIGSAELIIARRSCNHQSATA
- the gap gene encoding type I glyceraldehyde-3-phosphate dehydrogenase; this translates as MTVKIGINGFGRIGRLTFRRLFELKSDEVEVVAINDLTDPAMLAYLLQHDSIQGRFPAEVSSDETGIIVDGKHYTVYAERDAANIPWVANDGVELVVESTGFYTNTEKSAVHLRAGVKKVLVSAPAGDMPTVVYGVNQDVLTADDRIIFPGSCTTQSVALLAKPMNDHYGIRAGSMTTIHAYTASQSLTDGPKGKNARNNRAAAENFIPHSTGAAKAIGLVVPELDGKLKGQARRVPVRSGSLTELSLVLKKAPTAEEINAMFREVTRDNDSFGYDDTGLVSSDMIGDTHGAIFDPTLTEVINLGEGKGELVKVNAWYDNEYGFTCNMVRTLLHFVRL
- a CDS encoding carboxymuconolactone decarboxylase family protein → MAKKQTAGHEQLGEFAPQFAHLNDDVLFGEVWSREDELSAHDRSMITVAAIIAMGATEQMDAHLNIGKANGITKEEIAAEITHLAFYVGWPKAWSAFNRAKKVWCDDETAEK
- a CDS encoding MerR family transcriptional regulator: MNTQTWHSIGEASLYCGLPESTLRYYEDVGIITPIARDPESGHRAYSDDDLQALLIISCLSATGMPLAKMKEYMANRKRGSEGAPTEIDLLRDQKRRLNEERRFLMAREEYVNLKIQYWQAVSDGDDAQATSLGARAEQKVKELSHWHDNQGGKTETNTDSDPLKLAQPMCPHAKTERAAA
- a CDS encoding MarR family winged helix-turn-helix transcriptional regulator; this translates as MDMKDAEVDVTGADSLGPLIKVANTLIEKELNNRVASMFEGYSLTGPQITLMVYLHDAHGHTVTQREIADRFVLSHPTIRGIVKRLESAGLIKTSQLQTDRRQILLELTAEGRRLMDAHVDDIHTVMRQINTKITDGLGSAEQKKLVAALKRIVANFSE
- a CDS encoding EamA family transporter, whose amino-acid sequence is MSISKPSSSQTGTQPSNHRSRPSSEIKWTLLTALSPIVWGTTYLSTTALLPAGHPLFSGLMRSLSAGIIGLIITRRLPHGSWWWKSLILGVLNMAMFFPLLFVTAQHLPGGVAATFTAAQPILITLLAPPLLHQSFSKRGFVWGLAGLAGVACVVLGPGAKLDVIGIISGILANAGMAAGITLTKRWGQPENTSAMAMTSWQLTWAGIVLLIPAFCIDGVPSGIGTKAVCGYLWLGLIGGLATYTIWTAGIRRLPVTSTGMLGLLSPLTAAALGVLLAGETLTPIQILGFIIALAAMLFGQSTTQSKKDIG